In Flavobacteriaceae bacterium, the following proteins share a genomic window:
- the rlmD gene encoding 23S rRNA (uracil(1939)-C(5))-methyltransferase RlmD: MSRRNKKQQFNNIEVVDAGAKGKTIAKAPDGKVIFIPNAVPGDVIDVQTFKKRKAYYEGKAIAFHTLSEKRIDPKCEHFGTCGGCKWQHMGYEHQLFYKEKEVVNNLQRLGHIELPEITPILGSEKQYFYRNKMEFSFSDSRWLTYEEVASENDLGDRNALGFHIPGMWDKILDIKKCWLQEDPSNAIRNGIKAFAIKNNLEFFNTRNQTGLLRTLMLRTTSIGELMVLVQFFKDDSSKRELLLEHLKTTFPEITSLQYVVNKKGNDTIYDQEVICYHGRDHIFEEMEGLRFKINAKSFYQTNSEQAYELYKIARDFAGLTGDELVYDLYTGTGTIAQFVAKQAKKVIGVEAVPDAIIAAKENAQLNSINNVDFYVGDMKTVFNDTFIATHGQPDIIITDPPRDGMHKDVVQQILNIAPSKIVYVSCNSATQARDLALMDAIYKVTRTQAVDMFPQTHHVENVVLLEKR; the protein is encoded by the coding sequence ATGTCTCGAAGAAATAAAAAACAACAGTTTAATAATATTGAAGTCGTTGATGCAGGTGCTAAAGGAAAAACTATAGCGAAGGCTCCAGACGGAAAAGTTATTTTCATTCCTAATGCTGTACCTGGTGATGTTATAGATGTTCAAACATTTAAAAAACGTAAAGCCTATTATGAAGGTAAAGCAATTGCTTTTCACACCTTATCCGAAAAACGTATAGATCCTAAATGTGAACATTTTGGTACTTGTGGTGGATGTAAATGGCAACATATGGGTTATGAACATCAGTTGTTTTATAAGGAAAAAGAAGTTGTAAATAATTTACAACGTTTAGGGCATATTGAGCTTCCAGAAATAACACCAATATTAGGTTCTGAAAAGCAATACTTCTATAGAAATAAAATGGAATTTTCGTTTAGTGATAGCCGCTGGCTAACCTATGAGGAAGTTGCATCCGAAAACGATTTAGGGGATAGAAATGCTCTAGGGTTTCATATCCCAGGAATGTGGGACAAAATTTTAGATATTAAAAAATGTTGGTTGCAAGAAGATCCTTCAAATGCAATTAGAAATGGAATAAAAGCATTTGCAATAAAAAACAATTTAGAATTTTTTAATACACGAAACCAGACAGGACTATTACGCACATTAATGCTTCGCACCACTAGTATTGGAGAGTTAATGGTGCTTGTCCAGTTTTTTAAAGATGATAGTAGTAAACGCGAATTATTATTAGAGCATTTAAAAACAACTTTTCCAGAAATTACATCCTTGCAGTATGTTGTTAACAAAAAAGGGAACGATACCATTTATGATCAAGAGGTGATTTGCTATCATGGGCGTGATCATATTTTTGAAGAGATGGAAGGTTTGCGTTTTAAAATAAATGCAAAATCTTTTTATCAAACCAATTCTGAGCAGGCTTATGAGTTATATAAAATAGCAAGAGATTTTGCTGGGTTAACTGGAGATGAACTTGTGTATGACTTATATACAGGTACAGGAACCATAGCACAATTTGTGGCTAAACAAGCAAAAAAGGTAATTGGTGTAGAAGCTGTACCTGACGCCATTATAGCTGCTAAAGAAAATGCACAATTAAATAGCATTAACAACGTTGATTTTTATGTTGGTGATATGAAAACTGTATTTAACGATACATTTATAGCAACACACGGGCAACCAGATATTATTATAACTGATCCACCAAGGGACGGGATGCATAAAGATGTAGTACAACAAATTTTAAATATAGCACCATCAAAAATTGTATATGTAAGTTGTAATAGTGCCACACAAGCAAGAGATTTAGCATTAATGGATGCGATATACAAAGTAACAAGAACTCAAGCTGTAGATATGTTTCCGCAAACACATCATGTGGAAAATGTTGTACTTTTGGAAAAAAGATAA
- the folE gene encoding GTP cyclohydrolase I FolE → MNKEQIEIIGDNHISSSVETPLLPNAFDKSDDEKIKNIEYHFGKIMDELGLDLSDDSLSGTPYRVAKMYVKELFYGLDPNNKPKLSVFNNKYGYKKMLVEQNITIDSACEHHFLPITGHAHIAYIPKSKVIGLSKINRLVDYYAHRPQVQERLSLQILKDLQNTLETKDVIVMICAKHLCVSSRGIKDKDSFTTTIEYGGSFKDKFNRDEFLKIVGNPIL, encoded by the coding sequence ATGAATAAAGAACAAATTGAAATCATAGGAGATAATCATATTTCCTCTAGTGTAGAGACGCCGTTGCTTCCTAATGCATTTGATAAATCAGATGACGAAAAAATTAAAAATATTGAATACCATTTTGGAAAGATAATGGATGAATTAGGTCTCGATTTATCTGATGATAGCTTGTCCGGTACGCCTTATCGTGTAGCCAAAATGTATGTTAAAGAACTATTTTATGGTTTAGACCCTAATAATAAACCTAAACTTTCAGTCTTTAATAATAAATACGGATATAAGAAAATGCTTGTTGAACAGAATATCACGATTGACTCTGCTTGTGAGCACCACTTTTTACCTATAACTGGTCATGCACATATTGCTTATATACCTAAAAGTAAAGTAATAGGACTTTCAAAAATTAATCGTTTGGTAGATTATTACGCTCATCGTCCACAGGTTCAAGAAAGATTATCTCTACAGATTCTAAAAGATTTACAAAACACATTAGAAACAAAAGACGTTATTGTTATGATTTGTGCTAAGCACCTTTGTGTTTCTTCAAGAGGTATAAAAGACAAAGATAGTTTTACTACTACAATCGAATATGGAGGTAGTTTTAAAGATAAATTTAATCGAGATGAATTTTTAAAAATAGTTGGTAATCCAATATTATAA
- a CDS encoding MerC domain-containing protein, with translation MKLVINKPDKLGAFASTLCMLHCFATPFLFIAQTSSIEAAPIWWRYLDYLFLVISFFAVYRSTQTTSNNFVKSVLWINWIMLTIMIINEKLGWYKLPETFTYISALTLIILHIYNLNYCQCKTDNCCTNQ, from the coding sequence ATGAAATTGGTAATAAATAAACCAGACAAATTAGGCGCGTTTGCAAGCACATTGTGTATGTTACATTGTTTTGCTACTCCATTTCTTTTTATTGCACAGACTTCTTCTATAGAAGCAGCGCCAATATGGTGGCGATATTTAGATTACCTGTTCTTGGTTATTTCTTTTTTTGCTGTTTATCGTTCAACCCAAACTACTTCAAACAACTTTGTAAAATCAGTGCTATGGATTAATTGGATAATGCTTACTATAATGATAATAAATGAAAAATTAGGATGGTATAAGCTACCTGAAACCTTCACTTATATATCTGCTTTAACACTTATTATACTTCATATTTATAATCTTAATTATTGTCAGTGTAAAACTGATAACTGTTGTACAAATCAATGA
- a CDS encoding transcriptional regulator produces the protein MGIIRKTKSVEALLKEFQKGSSAISAIDLIKRLSHKLNKTTVYRILEKLEDDGVLHSFLGKNGIKWYAKCNGCSTSGHIDTHPHFQCLNCGKVDCLTIDVQIPKILNREVTVSQVLIQGKCENCLRTL, from the coding sequence ATGGGTATAATTAGAAAAACAAAGTCAGTTGAGGCTTTATTAAAAGAGTTCCAAAAAGGTTCAAGTGCTATTTCTGCTATAGATTTGATTAAAAGGCTTAGTCATAAATTAAATAAAACTACTGTTTATAGAATTTTAGAGAAACTTGAAGATGATGGAGTATTGCATTCTTTTCTTGGTAAAAATGGAATTAAATGGTATGCAAAATGTAATGGATGTTCTACGTCAGGACATATAGATACACATCCTCATTTTCAGTGTTTGAATTGTGGTAAAGTAGATTGCCTAACAATAGATGTACAGATTCCTAAAATACTTAATCGTGAGGTTACAGTTTCCCAGGTGTTGATCCAAGGTAAATGTGAAAATTGTTTGCGTACATTATAG
- a CDS encoding class I SAM-dependent RNA methyltransferase yields MDNNFKMVAKTLFGFEELLANELRNLGAQDVKQGVRNVSFVGDKGFMYKANLGLRTAIKILKPIKTFRVTNEQDLYNQIYKMPWENYISEKGSLAIDATVHSTVFTHSKYIALKAKDAIVDRFRNNSGERPNIDLRFPDLKINIHIDRQMCTVSLDSSGESLHRRGYKTATNIAPINEVLAAGLIMLSGWDGQSDFMDPMCGSGTILIEAAMIACNIPPNLMRKEFAFERWKDWDVELFEKIEESLLKKTRDFHHRILGYDKSPSAVQKAKDNVKNAHLDEFIKVQHEDFFKTQKGGETHLHMLFNPPYGERLNIDMEKFYSDIGSTLKHGYSGTHAWLITSNMDALKFVGLRPSRKIKLFNAKLEARLLKFEMYAGSKKAKKQG; encoded by the coding sequence ATGGATAATAATTTCAAAATGGTTGCCAAAACCTTATTTGGCTTTGAAGAGCTTCTTGCAAATGAGTTGCGAAACCTTGGTGCTCAAGATGTAAAGCAAGGTGTTCGTAATGTTAGCTTTGTAGGGGACAAGGGGTTTATGTATAAAGCTAATTTAGGATTGCGTACGGCAATAAAGATCTTAAAGCCTATAAAAACATTTCGAGTAACAAACGAGCAAGACCTATATAACCAGATTTATAAAATGCCTTGGGAAAATTATATTTCCGAAAAAGGCTCACTGGCTATTGATGCTACAGTACATTCAACGGTGTTTACACACTCTAAATATATCGCGTTAAAAGCTAAGGATGCTATTGTTGATCGTTTTAGAAATAATAGTGGTGAGCGTCCAAATATCGATTTACGTTTCCCTGATCTAAAAATTAATATCCATATCGACAGACAGATGTGTACTGTTTCTTTAGATAGTTCTGGAGAATCATTACATCGTCGAGGTTATAAAACAGCGACTAATATTGCACCTATAAATGAAGTGTTGGCCGCTGGGTTAATTATGCTTTCAGGATGGGATGGGCAAAGCGATTTTATGGATCCTATGTGTGGTAGTGGTACCATACTTATTGAGGCCGCGATGATCGCTTGTAATATTCCGCCAAATTTAATGCGTAAAGAGTTTGCCTTTGAGCGATGGAAAGATTGGGATGTAGAGTTGTTTGAAAAAATTGAAGAATCACTTCTTAAAAAAACACGTGATTTTCATCATAGAATTTTAGGTTATGATAAGTCTCCATCTGCAGTACAGAAAGCGAAAGATAATGTAAAGAATGCGCATCTGGATGAATTTATAAAAGTACAACACGAAGATTTCTTTAAAACTCAAAAAGGAGGAGAAACTCATTTACATATGCTGTTTAATCCGCCTTATGGAGAGCGTTTAAATATTGATATGGAGAAATTTTATAGTGATATAGGGAGCACTTTAAAACATGGTTATTCTGGTACTCATGCATGGCTCATTACTTCTAATATGGACGCTTTAAAATTTGTAGGCTTACGACCATCTCGAAAAATAAAACTCTTTAATGCCAAACTGGAAGCACGTTTATTAAAGTTTGAAATGTATGCTGGGAGTAAAAAAGCGAAAAAGCAAGGTTAA
- a CDS encoding class I SAM-dependent methyltransferase, with product MTESTKDWFASWFDTPYYHILYKERDDTEAQAFMETLTAYLNISDTCEVMDLACGKGRHSIYLNSIGYRITGADLSPHSIAYAKQFENERLEFVVHDMSKPYTKQFDAVFNLFTSFGYFENEEDNLNTIKAIKANLKPQGVGVIDFMNIDYVINNLVAENTKEVDGITFNLKRYVEDGYLIKDISFTADGHDHNYQERVKVITLDDFKVMFDKAGVTLLDAFGDYKLNTFNKDSSERLVLIFM from the coding sequence ATGACAGAAAGCACTAAAGATTGGTTCGCTTCTTGGTTTGACACTCCTTATTATCACATTCTCTATAAGGAGCGTGACGATACCGAAGCGCAAGCATTTATGGAGACTTTAACAGCCTACCTAAATATCTCTGATACATGTGAAGTAATGGATTTGGCTTGCGGTAAGGGGCGACATTCTATTTATTTAAATAGTATTGGCTATCGTATTACCGGAGCAGATTTGTCACCACATAGTATTGCTTATGCTAAACAATTTGAAAATGAGCGTTTAGAATTTGTGGTACACGATATGAGCAAACCTTATACGAAACAATTTGATGCTGTATTTAACTTATTTACCAGTTTTGGTTATTTTGAAAATGAAGAAGATAACTTAAATACCATTAAAGCGATAAAGGCAAATTTAAAACCTCAAGGTGTAGGTGTGATCGATTTTATGAATATTGATTACGTGATTAATAATCTAGTCGCAGAAAACACTAAAGAAGTAGATGGTATTACCTTTAATTTAAAGCGCTATGTAGAGGATGGCTATCTTATAAAAGACATTTCGTTTACAGCAGATGGTCACGATCATAATTACCAAGAACGTGTAAAAGTAATTACTTTAGACGATTTTAAAGTGATGTTTGATAAAGCTGGGGTAACACTTTTAGATGCTTTTGGTGATTATAAATTAAATACTTTTAATAAAGATTCTTCTGAGCGTTTGGTTTTAATTTTTATGTAA